One Stigmatella aurantiaca genomic region harbors:
- the pruA gene encoding L-glutamate gamma-semialdehyde dehydrogenase yields the protein MINALTRVPPAQNEPILSYAPGAPERAVLQSALQRMASERLDIPLIIGGKEVRTGKTDEVRMPHKHSHVLATLHEASAGHVEQAIQNALSVKDAWSQMPFQERAAIFLRAAELLATRYRPLLNASTMLGQSKTAHQAEIDAACEAIDFLRFNVAFAEQLLSQQPLSAPQTWNLTDYRPLDGFVLAVAPFNFTSIALNLCTAPALMGNVVLFKPASTAAYSAWYVMELLREAGLPDGVINFLPGDGPTIGNVALTSPHLGGIHFTGSTPTFQGMWRTVGENIHRYKQYPRLVGETGGKDFIFAHASAADDVDALATAIVRGGYEYQGQKCSAASRVYIPESIWPKLKPRLQEFISELRMGDVTDFRNFMGAVIDEKSFKKVYSYIELAKQGGAEASIVAGGDADRSEGWFVKPTLVQLTNPRHRIMQEEIFAPLVGVHVYPDARFEETLRECDQAATYALTGAVFARDRKAISTASRELRHAAGNFYINDKPTGAVVGQQPFGGSRASGTNDKAGSMLNLVRWTSPRTIKETFVPPTRVPYPFMQG from the coding sequence TTGATCAACGCCCTGACCCGCGTTCCCCCTGCCCAGAACGAGCCCATCCTCTCCTACGCGCCCGGCGCCCCCGAGCGCGCCGTGCTGCAGAGCGCCCTCCAGCGGATGGCCTCCGAGCGTCTCGACATCCCGCTCATCATCGGCGGCAAGGAAGTGCGCACCGGCAAGACGGATGAAGTGCGCATGCCGCACAAGCACTCCCACGTGCTGGCCACCCTGCACGAGGCGAGCGCGGGCCACGTGGAGCAGGCCATCCAGAACGCGCTCTCCGTGAAGGATGCGTGGAGCCAGATGCCCTTCCAGGAGCGCGCCGCCATCTTCCTGCGCGCCGCGGAGCTGCTCGCCACGCGCTACCGCCCGCTCCTCAACGCCTCCACCATGCTGGGCCAGTCGAAGACGGCCCACCAGGCGGAGATCGACGCGGCGTGCGAGGCCATCGACTTCCTGCGCTTCAACGTCGCCTTCGCCGAGCAGCTCCTGTCCCAGCAGCCGCTGAGCGCGCCGCAGACGTGGAACCTGACGGACTACCGCCCCCTGGACGGCTTCGTGCTCGCGGTGGCGCCCTTCAACTTCACCTCCATCGCGCTCAACCTGTGCACCGCCCCAGCGCTCATGGGCAACGTGGTGCTGTTCAAGCCGGCCTCCACCGCAGCCTACAGCGCCTGGTACGTCATGGAGCTGCTGCGCGAGGCGGGGCTGCCCGACGGCGTCATCAACTTCCTGCCCGGCGATGGGCCCACCATCGGCAACGTGGCGCTGACGAGCCCGCACCTGGGCGGCATCCACTTCACCGGCTCCACGCCGACCTTCCAGGGCATGTGGCGCACGGTGGGCGAGAACATCCACCGCTACAAGCAGTACCCCCGGCTGGTGGGGGAGACGGGCGGCAAGGACTTCATCTTCGCCCACGCCTCGGCGGCGGACGACGTGGACGCGCTGGCCACCGCCATCGTGCGCGGCGGCTACGAGTACCAGGGACAGAAGTGCTCGGCCGCCTCGCGCGTCTACATCCCCGAGTCGATCTGGCCCAAGCTCAAGCCGCGCCTGCAGGAGTTCATCTCCGAGCTGCGCATGGGCGATGTGACGGACTTCCGCAACTTCATGGGCGCCGTCATCGACGAGAAGTCCTTCAAGAAGGTCTATTCCTACATCGAGCTGGCGAAGCAGGGCGGCGCCGAGGCCTCCATCGTGGCCGGCGGCGACGCGGACCGCAGCGAGGGCTGGTTCGTGAAGCCCACGCTCGTGCAGCTCACCAACCCGCGCCACCGCATCATGCAGGAGGAGATCTTCGCCCCGCTGGTCGGCGTGCACGTGTACCCGGACGCGCGGTTCGAGGAGACGCTGCGCGAGTGCGACCAGGCGGCCACGTACGCGCTCACGGGCGCGGTGTTCGCGCGGGACCGGAAGGCCATCTCCACCGCGTCGCGCGAGCTGCGCCACGCGGCCGGCAACTTCTACATCAACGACAAGCCCACGGGCGCCGTCGTGGGGCAGCAGCCGTTTGGCGGCTCGCGCGCCTCGGGCACCAACGACAAGGCGGGCTCCATGCTCAACCTCGTCCGGTGGACCTCTCCGCGCACCATCAAGGAGACGTTCGTTCCCCCCACCCGCGTGCCGTACCCCTTCATGCAGGGCTGA
- the tatC gene encoding twin-arginine translocase subunit TatC: protein MSLAEHLTELRQRLMKCTLAVLVLGTISLLFAKPIFGILMRPVLAALPPESRALIYTSGIEELNVLMKVGVYCGICLTTPVILWQIWGFVSPGLYPEERRFASPFVFLGSMAFFLGAMFCYFAVLPSMFKFLLNEEETAALESRLDTGRLRTEDTLRFLRVGEVERAGQLAKSASEALEASGEGKPGAPRPVPAESVELAARLNGLGQLLDAAADGFGAPGRAVLGQAVEQRVVAVEAFGRKDFPAASEAMDRAASLLAGGAPTRAEELAGLWRLQKELAAAQAEHAALKWTRPMLTMNEQLSLVLVLILAFGVIFELPLVMALLGVVGVVKSRWLFKYQRHAFVVCLIAAAILTPTGDVVNLSLMAGPMLLCYELGVLAVWLLERRRARAEAAAGIHPSP from the coding sequence ATGTCCCTGGCGGAGCACCTCACGGAGCTTCGCCAGCGCCTGATGAAGTGCACCCTCGCGGTGCTCGTGCTGGGCACCATCTCGCTGCTGTTCGCCAAGCCCATCTTCGGGATTTTGATGCGGCCGGTGCTGGCGGCGCTGCCCCCGGAGAGCCGGGCGCTCATCTACACCTCGGGCATCGAGGAGCTGAACGTCCTGATGAAGGTGGGCGTGTACTGCGGCATCTGCCTCACCACGCCCGTCATCCTCTGGCAGATCTGGGGCTTCGTCTCGCCCGGGCTCTACCCGGAGGAGCGCCGCTTCGCCTCGCCCTTCGTGTTTCTGGGCTCGATGGCGTTCTTCCTGGGGGCGATGTTCTGTTACTTCGCGGTGCTGCCCTCCATGTTCAAGTTCCTCCTCAACGAGGAGGAGACCGCCGCGCTGGAGTCCCGGCTGGACACGGGACGGCTGAGAACGGAGGACACCCTTCGGTTTCTCCGGGTGGGCGAGGTGGAACGGGCAGGCCAGCTGGCGAAGTCGGCCAGTGAGGCGCTGGAGGCCTCCGGCGAGGGCAAGCCCGGGGCGCCGCGGCCGGTGCCTGCCGAGAGCGTGGAGCTGGCGGCGCGCCTGAACGGGCTCGGCCAGTTGCTGGATGCCGCGGCGGACGGCTTCGGGGCCCCGGGGCGGGCCGTGCTGGGCCAGGCGGTGGAACAGCGGGTGGTGGCGGTGGAGGCGTTTGGCCGGAAGGACTTCCCGGCGGCCTCCGAGGCGATGGACCGCGCCGCGAGCCTGCTCGCGGGTGGGGCTCCCACGCGCGCCGAGGAGCTGGCGGGGCTGTGGCGGCTCCAGAAGGAGCTGGCGGCGGCGCAGGCGGAGCACGCGGCGCTGAAGTGGACGCGCCCCATGCTCACCATGAACGAGCAGCTCTCGCTGGTGCTGGTGCTCATCCTGGCCTTCGGCGTCATCTTCGAGCTGCCGCTGGTGATGGCGCTGCTGGGCGTGGTGGGCGTGGTGAAGAGCCGGTGGCTGTTCAAGTACCAGCGTCACGCCTTCGTGGTGTGCCTCATCGCGGCGGCCATCCTCACGCCCACGGGTGACGTGGTGAACCTGTCCCTCATGGCCGGCCCGATGCTGCTCTGCTACGAGCTGGGCGTGCTGGCGGTGTGGCTGCTGGAGCGCCGCCGGGCGCGGGCCGAAGCCGCCGCGGGCATCCACCCCTCGCCATGA
- a CDS encoding serine/threonine-protein kinase PknK translates to MSDEEKTSVLDERSPTLGTLEDRSRTSLFQEGVRPVVRRSLEAGTLVKGRYQIIEVLGAGGMGRIWLAEDLQEMRAVALKEMQVPDGLSPAKVEELVLMFRHEFYAMTKLQHPGTLQVFDWGMTASGNRFITMEVVGGKDLSVLAREQLLDTPTIYRILIQMAQVLAFIHARLYVHCDIKASNVRITETGDVKLMDFGVMHQLGTPSPGKLKGTLEYMAPEWQRGASIDGRADLYSLGVMAYFLATRRLPFKRRNQSALLADHLTRQPPKPSTLCAVEPALEDIILRLLAKDPRDRFQDAGALLDALCQASGQPLPEEPLAARASYLHVPEVVGRERELERLMHSLAEAEWGQSRALLVGAPTGVGKSRLLQEFELQAKLAEMAYGLGQCRAEGLAPLAPVVQALRCLVPLTSPELGERLGPVLGRVAPALAMGPCPRFKDEDAEKIALFGALTEWLQALAQRHTFVLCFEDLQWADSATVEVLNVIIRALHHSRGLVVGSFRPDMLSRLSLAFQTVDEGLATVMELAPLTSRDMETLVQQALPGLEVPPGFVTRLHATTAGNAFFATECLRALVEEEALRRVGGRWRAEADLSTCPLPATIEQAVLARLDTVPPDRVALLRRLAPAGRSLELPMVRALAGMIEVDLFQALDDILARQFLQLSEGRYIFTHDAVHQALYESTSEEARRAFHGRVAEVLRSLGSDSPAAQRAVGYHFARSTQPRRAIEPLLRAGHASIEAKALQDATLLLKEAASLLEQEPASPERNAQLVQTWATLIEVSHTSEPPTALTYAEKLFHHWEATVDLTAGRLEALEQLDGARTAPEGERAARLSHVFRGIVLGTSPRPVDVFWKKAELQILQAISLALLGRAEDLQGLVERLDTEQPVDSPYRAGVLIARAGLCLHTGHFAGVLRAQREQVERLRAFRDAVGGRPSRWLAWALGMGCYFLNMVRALRGEPLDAEATRDGFEVAEAYGFSDIRMNHLFTQLVRACFTGDAAALAPVNAEKTELIRKLGNPRLPERNLALYLPPFHLERGELAQVDAVLARGQTVARGLPEDRALQLGMQVFAACRDVLAGEEHAARESLPRALAAASGKPCCLETLVRVYEARFERAQGCEAAAREAAEAALARALAPLTENPFDEILARRALAPLVPFEEGLGHLRRALAVAEESRNVLQTGLVNLALAERWCGRSPLEATQALEAAERAFRAANAPGLLALAAQLRGEGVQRGDLRAG, encoded by the coding sequence ATGAGCGACGAAGAAAAGACTTCAGTCCTCGACGAGCGTAGCCCGACGCTGGGCACGTTGGAGGACCGGAGCCGCACCTCGCTCTTCCAGGAAGGGGTGCGGCCCGTGGTGCGCCGCTCGCTGGAGGCGGGCACCCTGGTGAAGGGCCGCTATCAGATCATCGAGGTGCTGGGCGCGGGGGGCATGGGGCGTATCTGGCTGGCGGAGGATCTCCAGGAGATGCGCGCCGTGGCCCTCAAGGAGATGCAGGTCCCCGATGGGCTGAGCCCGGCCAAGGTGGAGGAGCTGGTGCTGATGTTCCGGCACGAGTTCTACGCCATGACGAAGCTCCAGCATCCGGGCACCCTCCAGGTCTTCGACTGGGGCATGACGGCCTCGGGTAACCGCTTCATCACCATGGAGGTGGTGGGCGGCAAGGACCTGAGCGTGTTGGCGCGCGAGCAGCTGCTGGATACGCCCACCATCTACCGCATCCTGATCCAGATGGCGCAGGTGCTGGCCTTCATCCACGCGCGGCTGTACGTCCACTGCGACATCAAGGCCAGCAACGTGCGCATCACCGAGACCGGGGATGTGAAGCTGATGGACTTCGGGGTGATGCACCAGCTGGGCACCCCCAGCCCCGGCAAGCTCAAGGGGACCCTGGAGTACATGGCGCCCGAGTGGCAGCGCGGCGCCAGCATCGATGGGCGCGCGGACCTGTACTCGCTGGGGGTGATGGCCTACTTCCTGGCCACCCGGCGGCTGCCCTTCAAGCGGCGCAACCAGTCGGCCCTGCTGGCCGACCACCTCACCCGGCAGCCCCCGAAGCCCTCCACGCTCTGTGCCGTGGAGCCCGCGCTGGAGGACATCATCCTGCGGCTGCTGGCGAAGGACCCGCGCGACCGCTTCCAGGACGCGGGCGCGCTGCTGGATGCGCTGTGCCAGGCCAGTGGCCAGCCCCTGCCCGAGGAGCCGCTGGCCGCCCGCGCCAGCTACCTGCACGTGCCGGAAGTCGTCGGCCGCGAGCGGGAGCTGGAGCGGCTCATGCACAGCCTGGCGGAGGCCGAGTGGGGCCAGTCCCGCGCGCTGCTCGTCGGGGCCCCCACGGGGGTGGGCAAGTCCCGGCTGCTCCAGGAGTTCGAGCTGCAGGCGAAGCTGGCGGAGATGGCCTATGGCCTGGGGCAGTGCCGCGCGGAGGGGCTCGCGCCGCTGGCGCCCGTGGTGCAGGCGCTGCGGTGTCTTGTCCCGCTGACGTCTCCGGAGCTGGGCGAGCGCCTGGGGCCGGTGCTGGGCCGGGTGGCGCCCGCGCTGGCCATGGGGCCCTGCCCGCGCTTCAAGGACGAGGATGCCGAGAAGATCGCCCTCTTCGGCGCGCTCACCGAGTGGCTGCAGGCGCTCGCGCAGCGGCACACCTTCGTCCTGTGCTTCGAGGATCTCCAGTGGGCGGACTCCGCCACGGTGGAGGTGCTCAACGTCATCATCCGGGCGCTGCACCACTCGCGCGGCCTGGTGGTGGGCTCCTTCCGGCCGGACATGCTGAGCCGGCTGAGCCTCGCCTTCCAGACGGTGGACGAGGGGCTCGCCACGGTCATGGAGCTGGCGCCGCTGACGTCCCGGGACATGGAGACGCTCGTGCAGCAGGCGCTCCCGGGGCTGGAGGTGCCGCCCGGCTTCGTGACGCGGCTGCACGCCACCACCGCGGGCAACGCGTTCTTCGCCACCGAGTGCCTGCGCGCCCTGGTGGAGGAGGAGGCGCTGCGGCGCGTGGGGGGACGGTGGCGGGCCGAGGCCGACCTGTCCACGTGTCCGCTGCCGGCCACCATCGAGCAGGCGGTGCTGGCCCGCCTCGACACGGTGCCCCCGGACCGGGTGGCGCTGCTGCGCAGGCTCGCCCCGGCCGGCCGCAGCCTGGAGCTGCCCATGGTGCGGGCGCTCGCGGGCATGATCGAAGTGGATCTGTTCCAGGCGCTCGACGACATCCTCGCCCGGCAGTTCCTCCAGCTCTCGGAGGGGCGCTACATCTTCACGCACGATGCGGTGCACCAGGCGCTCTACGAGAGCACTTCGGAGGAGGCCCGCCGGGCCTTCCACGGCCGCGTCGCCGAGGTGCTCCGGTCGCTCGGGAGCGACAGTCCCGCCGCACAGCGGGCCGTGGGCTACCACTTCGCCCGCTCGACGCAGCCCCGGCGCGCCATCGAGCCCTTGCTGCGCGCGGGCCACGCGTCCATCGAGGCGAAGGCGCTGCAGGATGCCACGCTCCTCTTGAAGGAGGCGGCCTCGCTGCTGGAGCAGGAGCCGGCGTCCCCCGAGCGCAACGCGCAGCTCGTCCAGACGTGGGCCACGCTCATCGAGGTGAGCCACACGAGCGAGCCGCCCACCGCGCTGACGTACGCGGAGAAGCTCTTCCACCACTGGGAGGCCACGGTGGACCTCACCGCGGGCCGGCTGGAGGCGCTCGAGCAGCTCGATGGGGCGCGCACGGCCCCCGAGGGCGAGCGGGCCGCGCGGCTGAGCCACGTGTTCCGGGGCATTGTCCTGGGCACCTCGCCCCGTCCGGTGGACGTGTTCTGGAAGAAGGCGGAGCTGCAAATCCTTCAGGCCATCTCCCTGGCCCTCCTGGGCCGCGCGGAGGACCTGCAGGGGCTGGTGGAGCGGCTGGACACGGAGCAGCCGGTGGACTCGCCCTACCGGGCCGGGGTGCTCATCGCCCGGGCGGGGCTCTGCTTGCACACCGGCCACTTCGCGGGCGTGCTCCGGGCGCAGCGCGAGCAGGTGGAGCGGCTGCGGGCCTTCCGCGACGCGGTGGGCGGCCGTCCCTCCCGGTGGCTGGCGTGGGCGCTGGGCATGGGGTGCTACTTCCTCAACATGGTCCGCGCCTTGCGCGGCGAGCCGCTGGACGCGGAGGCCACGCGCGACGGCTTCGAGGTGGCGGAGGCGTACGGGTTCAGCGACATCCGCATGAACCACCTCTTCACCCAGCTGGTGCGCGCCTGCTTCACCGGGGATGCCGCGGCGCTGGCCCCGGTGAACGCGGAGAAGACGGAGCTCATCCGCAAGCTGGGCAACCCGCGGCTGCCCGAGCGCAACCTCGCCCTGTACCTGCCCCCGTTCCACCTGGAGCGGGGCGAGCTCGCGCAGGTGGACGCGGTGCTGGCCCGGGGGCAGACGGTGGCGCGGGGGTTGCCCGAGGACCGGGCGTTGCAACTGGGCATGCAGGTGTTCGCGGCCTGCCGGGACGTGCTCGCCGGGGAGGAGCACGCCGCCCGCGAGTCCCTGCCCCGGGCGCTGGCCGCCGCGAGCGGCAAGCCCTGCTGCCTGGAGACGCTGGTGCGCGTCTACGAAGCGCGCTTCGAGCGGGCGCAGGGGTGCGAGGCCGCCGCGCGCGAGGCCGCGGAGGCGGCCCTGGCGCGGGCCCTGGCGCCCCTGACGGAGAACCCCTTCGATGAAATCCTCGCCCGGAGGGCCCTGGCGCCCCTGGTCCCCTTCGAGGAGGGGCTCGGGCACCTGAGGCGGGCGCTGGCGGTGGCCGAGGAGTCGCGCAACGTGCTGCAGACGGGGCTGGTGAACCTGGCGCTGGCGGAGCGGTGGTGTGGGCGCTCGCCGCTGGAGGCCACCCAGGCGCTGGAGGCGGCGGAGCGGGCCTTCCGCGCGGCGAATGCCCCGGGGCTGCTGGCGCTGGCAGCCCAGCTGCGGGGGGAAGGAGTCCAGCGGGGGGACTTGCGCGCGGGCTAG
- a CDS encoding S1 family peptidase — MRAFPLFGLPLLLGGALMTACGGTDPGFLGPEALRQATVTLVPGHCAGVIVEDGRHLLTAAHCVDPQAQRIEAELPGGARVSGQALRIDPGQDLALFQLDAVAPVTPLPLSPELPTPGEPLLFAGRPDRPGELQQVWLERLGRCPSLPDVPQALFTTLRGEKGDSGAPVVDAQMQVVGLVHGGAACSIAAPTASFAPVVRQSVEDELLAAQ; from the coding sequence ATGCGAGCCTTCCCCCTCTTCGGACTTCCCCTCCTGCTGGGCGGGGCCCTGATGACGGCGTGCGGCGGAACGGACCCCGGGTTCCTGGGGCCGGAGGCCTTGCGCCAGGCCACGGTGACGCTCGTCCCCGGCCACTGCGCCGGGGTCATCGTCGAGGATGGGCGCCACCTGCTGACCGCGGCCCACTGCGTGGACCCGCAGGCCCAGCGCATCGAGGCGGAGCTGCCCGGCGGGGCGAGGGTGAGCGGCCAGGCCCTGCGCATCGACCCCGGACAGGACCTGGCCCTCTTCCAGCTCGATGCGGTGGCCCCCGTGACGCCCCTGCCCCTCTCCCCGGAGCTGCCCACCCCAGGCGAGCCGCTCCTCTTCGCGGGCCGCCCGGACCGTCCGGGGGAACTCCAGCAGGTCTGGCTCGAGCGGCTCGGCCGGTGCCCCTCGCTGCCGGACGTGCCCCAAGCCCTGTTCACCACGCTGCGCGGGGAGAAAGGCGACTCGGGCGCGCCCGTGGTGGATGCCCAGATGCAGGTGGTGGGGCTGGTCCACGGGGGCGCGGCCTGCAGCATCGCCGCCCCCACGGCGAGCTTCGCCCCGGTGGTACGGCAGTCCGTCGAGGACGAGCTCCTCGCCGCGCAGTGA
- a CDS encoding aldose epimerase has translation MPFQGLGGLETYALEDGGCRVEVIPSRGALITRMTVDGDEVLFLDESTVVDPTKNVRGGIPVLFPAAGRLPGDTYPVERQAYTMAQHGFARKLPWTVRQVEKSLLVMGLSSSEETLRQYPWRFDAQIALSLEGSRLTIDFDLENRDTRPLPFHLGFHPYFQVAQAAKAQARVETDATHAWDNQHSVEIPITGLDLTASEVDLHLRDHSRPGTTLHRGPGRRPVHLSWSPEFRVLVVWTLQGRDFVCVEPWTAAAGALATGEGLLTVPPEERLSLAFDIEG, from the coding sequence ATGCCATTTCAGGGACTTGGTGGACTGGAGACGTACGCGCTCGAGGATGGCGGCTGCCGCGTGGAGGTCATCCCCTCGCGCGGGGCCCTCATCACCCGGATGACGGTGGACGGGGACGAGGTGCTCTTCCTGGACGAGAGCACCGTGGTGGACCCCACGAAGAACGTGCGCGGCGGCATCCCCGTGCTCTTCCCCGCCGCCGGGCGGCTCCCCGGGGACACCTACCCCGTGGAGCGGCAGGCGTACACGATGGCGCAGCACGGCTTCGCCCGGAAGCTGCCGTGGACCGTGCGGCAGGTGGAGAAGTCCCTGCTGGTCATGGGGCTCTCCTCCTCCGAGGAGACGCTGCGCCAGTACCCCTGGCGCTTCGACGCGCAGATTGCCCTGTCGCTGGAGGGCTCCCGGCTGACGATCGACTTCGATCTGGAGAACCGGGACACGCGCCCGCTGCCGTTTCACCTGGGCTTCCACCCCTACTTCCAGGTGGCCCAGGCCGCCAAGGCGCAGGCCCGCGTGGAGACGGACGCCACCCACGCCTGGGACAACCAGCACAGCGTGGAGATCCCCATCACGGGGCTGGACCTGACGGCCTCCGAGGTGGACCTGCACCTGAGGGACCACTCCCGCCCGGGCACCACCCTGCACCGGGGCCCGGGACGAAGGCCCGTGCACCTGTCCTGGAGCCCCGAGTTCCGGGTGCTCGTAGTGTGGACGCTTCAGGGGCGCGACTTCGTCTGCGTGGAGCCCTGGACGGCCGCCGCGGGGGCGCTGGCCACCGGGGAAGGACTGCTCACCGTGCCCCCCGAGGAACGCCTGTCTCTCGCCTTCGACATCGAGGGCTGA
- a CDS encoding response regulator transcription factor: MKPRVLIVENTWTMRETLRLLLSGEFECSVAADGETGLAQLLEHPVDVLVSDVGLDGMDGYELCCRARAEPRLQHLRILFVSGHMPRLNAPACCQPDAYLVKPVKPPVLIAHLHALLHPEPAELPLRVGRQH, from the coding sequence ATGAAGCCTCGGGTTCTCATCGTGGAGAATACCTGGACGATGCGGGAGACGCTGCGCCTGCTGCTGTCCGGGGAATTCGAGTGCTCGGTGGCCGCGGACGGGGAGACCGGACTCGCGCAGCTGCTGGAGCACCCGGTGGACGTGCTCGTCTCCGACGTCGGCCTGGACGGGATGGACGGCTATGAGCTGTGCTGCCGGGCGCGGGCCGAGCCGCGGCTGCAGCACCTGCGCATCCTCTTCGTCAGCGGCCACATGCCCCGGCTCAACGCGCCGGCCTGCTGCCAGCCGGACGCGTACCTCGTCAAACCCGTGAAGCCCCCGGTGCTCATCGCCCACCTTCACGCCCTGCTCCACCCGGAGCCGGCCGAGCTGCCCCTGCGGGTGGGCCGGCAGCACTGA
- a CDS encoding potassium channel family protein — MMDTPPPRWRVVANLRYLRALIKRFRITLVLTALLFLGAPPLFQWRCEVPGGEPVGAGKALHHVYFLLFGQPSLDCSNDWMGILLNMLVPPVGIALVVDGVVRFAYLFFAKHKSDKEWIEVIAETLKGHIIVCGAGRVGFRVVDQLRSMGKDVVVVEKKEDAAFVNVLRDEQVPLLIDDIRSPQCLPRLNVKAASAIVCSTDDDLANLNIALDARRLNPNIRVVIRLFDDDLVAKVRDTFKAEALSSSSLAAPAMALAALDPRIVHSFRVCGHLMVVSIFEARTGLPGITVSEIRDRFGTLALSLRRGDKEILHPQGDQRVQAGDLLTLQAEYRDYRQLRAFTGETQPPLWGQHDMAFLPPSGERPTGTG, encoded by the coding sequence ATGATGGACACGCCCCCTCCGCGCTGGCGCGTGGTGGCCAACCTCCGGTACCTGCGCGCGCTCATCAAGCGCTTCCGCATCACCCTGGTGCTGACGGCGCTCCTGTTTCTGGGGGCGCCGCCGCTGTTCCAGTGGCGGTGCGAGGTGCCGGGCGGTGAGCCGGTGGGGGCGGGCAAGGCGCTGCACCACGTCTACTTCCTGCTGTTCGGGCAGCCATCGCTGGACTGCTCGAACGACTGGATGGGCATCCTGCTCAACATGCTGGTGCCGCCGGTGGGCATTGCCCTAGTGGTGGATGGGGTGGTGCGCTTCGCGTACCTGTTCTTCGCCAAGCACAAGAGCGACAAGGAGTGGATCGAAGTGATCGCCGAGACGCTGAAGGGCCACATCATCGTGTGCGGGGCGGGGCGCGTGGGCTTCCGGGTGGTGGATCAGCTGCGCTCCATGGGCAAGGACGTGGTGGTGGTGGAGAAGAAGGAGGATGCCGCCTTCGTCAACGTCCTCCGGGACGAGCAGGTGCCGCTGCTCATCGACGACATCCGCAGCCCCCAGTGCCTGCCGCGCCTGAACGTGAAGGCGGCCTCGGCCATCGTGTGCTCGACGGACGACGACCTGGCCAACCTGAACATCGCCCTGGACGCACGGCGGCTCAACCCAAACATCCGGGTGGTCATCCGCCTGTTCGATGACGACCTGGTGGCGAAGGTGCGCGACACGTTCAAGGCGGAGGCGCTCTCCAGCTCATCGCTGGCGGCGCCCGCCATGGCGCTGGCGGCGTTGGATCCGCGCATCGTCCACTCGTTCCGGGTGTGCGGGCACCTGATGGTGGTGTCCATCTTCGAGGCGCGCACGGGGTTGCCGGGCATCACCGTCTCGGAGATCCGCGACCGCTTCGGCACCCTGGCGCTGTCCCTGCGGCGGGGGGACAAGGAGATCCTCCACCCGCAGGGAGACCAGCGGGTCCAGGCGGGAGATCTGCTGACGCTCCAGGCGGAGTACCGGGACTACCGCCAGCTTCGGGCTTTCACAGGTGAGACGCAGCCACCGCTCTGGGGCCAGCACGACATGGCCTTCCTCCCTCCCTCGGGAGAGCGCCCCACCGGCACGGGGTGA
- a CDS encoding Sec-independent protein translocase subunit TatA/TatB encodes MFNIGAGEMIFILVAALLILGPQRLPELARGIGKFLREFRRQTDDVRTVVMREFYQMDQEFQREPAPPPAAPVPPVAPSLPSMVPAMAALPSPAEVLGHEGVAPAPNAVAVAEGAEAAPAAVAVKTDGEEPGQEEPLPAFAPIPGTVARNSPKQG; translated from the coding sequence ATGTTCAACATCGGCGCAGGCGAGATGATCTTCATCCTGGTGGCCGCGCTGCTCATCCTTGGGCCGCAGCGGCTGCCGGAACTGGCACGGGGCATCGGCAAGTTCCTGCGCGAGTTCCGGCGCCAGACGGATGACGTGCGCACCGTGGTGATGCGCGAGTTCTACCAGATGGACCAGGAGTTCCAGCGGGAGCCCGCGCCGCCGCCCGCGGCCCCCGTGCCGCCCGTGGCCCCCTCGCTCCCCAGCATGGTGCCCGCGATGGCGGCCCTGCCGTCGCCCGCGGAGGTGCTGGGGCACGAGGGCGTGGCGCCGGCTCCCAATGCGGTGGCGGTGGCGGAAGGGGCCGAGGCGGCTCCGGCCGCCGTGGCCGTGAAGACGGATGGAGAGGAGCCGGGGCAGGAGGAGCCGCTGCCGGCCTTTGCCCCCATCCCGGGTACGGTGGCCCGTAACTCGCCGAAGCAGGGCTAG